TTTATTTGCTAATTCAGCAGGAGTATTTTTAGCTGTCGCTATATAGTTTTCTTCGCGATCAATATTTTTACCAATATCTATTTTTCCAATATCTATTTTTTCAGCTTTTAAAGCTGCAACAGCCCCAATCACTCCTGAATACCAGCCATATATTTTTCCAGCATCAAGCTTTTTAGCATTTGTTGCATCATTTGGCACTGCTTCTATATCAGCTTTATTTAATCCATGTTTTGCATCTGCAATAAAGCCCTCATACGAAGAACCAAGTAAAACACCTATTTTTTTACCTTTTGCATCAGCAATACTGTCCAGTTTTTTATTTGATTTTAATGTCAGAAATGCAGTATCAGCATCATAAAGTTTAGCTACCCAATTATAACTTGCTTCCCGCTCTGAATTGCGAGTTAAAGGAATTACAAATGATTTTTTGTCAGAATTTGCAAGGGTTTCTTGTTGCGCTCTTTTCCAAGGTGACCAAACCATTTTGAAGGAAATTTTTTTAGCCTCTAATGCCTTTGTAACAATATCTCCACCAATTCCACTGACTTGATTTTCTCCAATTTTTTCTGTTTCAGATGGAAAATTTTCAGTCAAAATTGATATATCTTGAGCTATTGCAGTACCAAATGCAAAAAGAAAAACTGGCGCGAGTAGAAAATTTTTTTGTTTGAACATAAAAAACTCCATTATAAAAATGATTACTCTATAATTAAACATTTTACTTACAAAAATATAAAGTCAATATTCTGGCAGATTAATTCTTATTAGGAACATACTTTTTAATAATTTCAGAATATTTATTTGTTTTTCTAAACTGCTCAAAGGCTTTAGCAACTCTTTCTATTAATTTAGGATCTGTTTTTGAAGTCGTTGAAATATAATTTTCTTCAACATCAATTTTATTTCCGTATTCAAATTGGCTAAGATCTATTTTTTCAGCAACTATATTTGCTTTTCCCGAAATAGAACTTGTATACCAGGCAAATATTTCCCCAAGTAATAATCTTTTCACATTTAGCTGATCGTAGGGAACAGAAGAGACTTCATCCTTAAATGCTTTTCCTTTTTGATTTAAAATTTTTTGCTCATAAGAGGTACCAACTTGGACACCAATTTTTTTATCATTTATTTCTTTTAAGCTATTTATTTTTTTATTGCCTTTTTTTGTGATAAAGAAAGTTTCTATATCACATATTTTAGCTACCCAGATATAATTTTTTTCTCTCTCAGGAATTCTGGTTATTGGTAAAATAAAACTTTTTTTATCAGCATTTTCTTGAACCTTTTGTTGGGCTAACTTCCACCTTGTCCAAATAAATTCATATTTAATATTTTGACTTTCTAGCGCTTGAGTAACAATTTCTGCAAAAATTCCGGTTACTTTTCCATTACTCGACTTTTCAACTTCACCAGGGACATTTTCCGTTAAAATTTTTATATCCTGTGCTTTTATTTTAGTTGTTATGTAACAAGATCCAAATAAAACAATTAATGTGGATATTTTTTTATAATTTAGCATTTATATATCCCTAATTTTATAAATTTATAATTTATTGTATTATCCAAGATATTTTTAAACAATTATAGTCAATTAATTGGCGACTTAAGCTCATTAAAATTCACTTGAATAAAATCTGAGAAAAATCAATGATAAAAAACTTAATCTGCTTGAAAAAAAAAATACATTTGTTAAATTCACAATTGAGTTTTATGAAGTCATTTTCTTCTTTGTAAAAATTTTTATTTTTTGATATTTTATCTAATCAAGGTATTTTATTATCTTTCAATGGTTATGAAAAAATGGGAAGCTAGCATGATTGAATTTAAAGGTATTCATAAATGGTACAATAAAAAACTGCATGTTTTAAATGATATTAATTTAGTAGTGAAAAAAGGGGAAGTTGTTGTTGTTTGTGGCCCCTCAGGTTCTGGAAAGTCTACTCTTATCCGCACTGTTAACGCTCTTGAAACCGTGGATGCCGGTGAACTTATTGTGGATGGTATTAAAGTAACAGATCCGAAAATAAATTTAAATACATTACGAGGAGAAATAGGGTTTGTCTTTCAGCAGTTTAATCTTTACCCACACTTAACAGTTTTAGAAAATATAACACTGGCTCCCATAAAAGTTAAAAAAGTAAACAAATCTGAAGCTGAAAAAATAGCTCTTGATTTACTTAATAAAGTAGGTCTTGATAATAAAAAAGACTCCTATCCGGCACAACTTTCTGGTGGCCAGCAACAAAGAGTAGCTATTGCACGTGGACTTGCCATGCAACCTAAAATTATGTTGTTTGATGAACCAACATCTGCTCTAGATCCTGAAATGATCGGTGAAGTTTTGAAGGTTATGAAAGACCTTGCCAAGGGCGATATCACTATGATGGTTGTTACCCATGAAATGGGTTTTGCTCGTGAAGTTGCAAATAGAATAGTTTTTATTGATGCTGGAAAAATTGTTGAAGTTTCTGAACCTAATGATTTCTTTAATCATCCAAAATCAGAAAGAGCACAACAATTTTTAAAGCAAGTTTTGACACCAATGCAAGCATAAAAGGAGATTTTTTCATGAAATTAATGAGCAGAAAATTTTTTATATCTATTATTTCTTTAATCCCTCTTCTATATGTAACAAATGTTCAAGCTGATGTTAATGAAATAAAGAAAAAGAAAACTCTTATAGTTGGTGTGAAAGACTCCTTATACCCATTTGGATTTGTAAATGAAAAATCTCGCACTTTAGAAGGCTATGATATAGATTTTGCAAAGGAAATCGCTGATAAATTAGGAGTTAAAATAGAGCTAAAACCGGTAACATCTGCTAATAGAATACCATTATTGATGGAAGATAATGTTGATTTGCTTGCTTGTACAATGACAATTACACCAGAAAGAGCAAAACAAATAAATTTTAGTTATCCTTATTTTGTCTCTAAGCAAAAATTCATTGTTAAAAAAGGAACAGTGAAATCATTAAAAGATTTAGAAAACAAAAAAATTGGTACAACCAAAGGATCAACTTCAGAGCTGAATGCTGCAAAAGCAATTCCAAGCGCAAAAATACTTTCTTTTGATGATTATCCCCAAGCTTTTTTAGCTTTGCAACAAGGAAAAGTATTCGCAATAACTACTGATGAATCAATTTTAGCGGGAATACTTTCAAAAGCATCTAAGAAGGAGGATTTTGAATTACCTGCATTTGATATTTCTAAAGAGCCATATGGAATAGGTGTTAACAAAAAAAATCCAGAATTATTAAAAATAGTAAATCAAACATTAATTGAGATGGAAAAAAACGGAAAAGCTGATGCCACTTTTGCTAAATGGTTTGGTCCAAATTCTTCAGTTCCTTTAGTAAAAGACTTTAAAATCACCCCCTAGAAATATAAACAATTAAAAATTTAGGAATGGTTTTATGTCATCTTACCAATTTGATTTCTCCATCCTACTAACTGAAAAATATGCAAAAATGTTAGTAGAAGGCCTTGTAACAACAGTAGAACTTTCCGTTATTTCATGTGCTTTGGCATTTTTCCTTGGTTTGAATTTAGCCGTCATGCGTTTAGCTCATTTTGCTCCAATCAGGATATTTGCCCAGTGCTATCTGGAATTTTTTAGGAACACTCCTCTCATTGTACAGCTATTTTTTTGGTATTTTGGTTCTTATCAAGTGTTACCAACAGTAATTAATGATTGGCTAAACACTTTAAATTTCGAATTCGCAGCAGCAGTAATTGCTTTAACATTTTATACCTCAGCATTTATCGCTGAAGATATCCGTTCTGGAATTTCTTCCATTCCAAAAGAACAAATGGAAGCTGCTAGAAGTAGCGGATTTTCATATGTCAGATCCATGCACTATATTATACTCCCACAAGCAGTACGTTTGACAATCCCTCCTTTGATAAACCAATTTTTAAATCTAGCAAAAAATTCATCTATGGCGATGGTTATTGGTGTTGCGGAAATTACTTATCAAGCAAGGCAAATTGAAAGCCAGTCGTTCAAAAGTTTTGAAGCCTTCTTTGCTGCTACTTTAATTTATGTTTGTTTTTCCTTTGTTATTTCAGGATTAATAACAATTTATGACAAAAAAGTTCTAAACCCAATTGGCAAAGGAACTGTTTGATATGGATAGTATTTTTGATTTAAGTGTTATACAAAACAATTTTTTACAATTAATGATTGGGCGCTATCCAAATGGACCTTTAGGTGGTTTAGCTCTAACTATCATTCTAGCTTTTATATCTGTTTCTTTATCAATTATTGGCGGATTAATATTAGGTTTACTTTGTATATCACGAAATTCTTATATTAGAGTACCTGTTTCGTTTATAGTTAATTTAATAAGAGCAATGCCTTTATTAATGGTTATTTTTTGGATGTTTTTTTTGTTACCTATTTTAACTGGTGGGAAATTTCCAGAAAATGGAACTGTAATTTGTGCTTTAACAATTTTTACTTCTTGTTATATTTCACAGATTGTAAAAGCAGGTATTGCAAGTATTCCAAAAGGTCAAACCGAAGCTTCAATCTCTAGTGGAATGACTTACTGGCAAACAATGCGATATGTTGTTCTTCCACAAGGGCTAAGAAATATGATTCCTTCTTTTGTTAACCAATTTGTTTCTTTAATAAAAGATACTTCTTTGGGATATATTGTAGGGGTTTCAGAGCTAACTCAAGTTGCACAACAGATAAATAATAGAACCCAGAACTATGCTGCAGAAATATTTATTTTCTTGGCTATAATTTATTTTGTTATTTGTTTTGCATTCACAAGCTTAAGTCGTTGGCTTGAAAAAACTTTAGCTTGGAAAAAATCTATTTAATTTTTAGCAATTAAATAGGTATTCCCGTTTCGCGTAAAATATTGTTCAAACTTAATTTGGAATCACTTTTTGCACTCCGATAAGCAATAATATATGCACATTGAATAGGAACCTCTCCTCCTGGAAATGATTTCACTCTTGTACCAGCAACAACTACAGCATTTGGAGGAACAAAACCTCGATATTCTTTTTTCTCCGATGTCGTAACATCATAAATAGGAGTAGAAGAAGTTAATGATACATTTGCAGCCAAAACTGCTCCTTCACTCACAATAGTACCTTCAACAACAATCACCCTACTCCCTAGAAAAGCATTATCTCCAATCATCACAGGCTTAGCATTTTCAGGTTCTAAAACCCCACCTATTCCAACACCACCTGCTACATGAACATTTTTTCCAACTTGTGCACAACTACCCGCGGTAGCCCAAGTATCAATCATTGTACCAAGGCCAACCCAAGCACCTATATTAACAAAACTAGGCATTAAAATGGCACCTTTTGATACATAAGCACCTTCTCGTACAATAGAGCCATAAACAGAGCGAACTCCATAAGCTGCTAAGTCTTTTCGTACATCTAATTTATCGTGGTATCCCAAAGAACCTGCATGTACTCTCTCTTGTCCCATTATTTTTAAATTTCCATTCAACTCCCATTTAAAACTTTCAACAGTTCTAATTTTCATTGCAAATAAAATAGATTGCTTTACCCATGGATGAACAACCCATTCATTTAAATCACGCATTTCAACTTCGCCGCAGTTTGGACCTTCTCCTTTTGGAGAGGCAACCCTTAACGTACCATCTTCAAGATAACGTAAGCATTGATAAATAATTTCTTGAGAAGTTTTTCTTTGTAAAAGTTCATTGTCACTTACAAGTGTTTTAATATTATTTTCTAACTCTTCTAATTCTTGATACGATAATGAAATCATAATTTAATTTCTCCAGAATTTATTTTTGCTTGCCATATTTTTAAACATTCAGATATTTTATCGACAGTTGGAACTAAAGCCATTCTAAAATTCCTGTTACAGGATTCACCAAAAACAGAACCTGGTGTTAGCATAATACCCGTTGTTTCCAAAATTTTATTCACAAATTCAAAATCAGATTGATAAGAATTTGGAACATTACCCCAGACATAAAATGTCGCACAACTAGGTAACACAGAAATATTATTTGTTTTGAAAAAAGCATCAACTAATTCTCTTTTTTTAGCAAATATTTTGTTTCTTTCTCTAACATGATTTGTATCAGACCAAGCTGAAATTGCAGCTTTTTGAATAAAATCAGGAGTACCTAAACCTACATTTAAACGATATTTTGCATATAAAGTTAACAATTCAGAATCACCTGCAATAAATCCAGAACGATATCCTGTCATACCACTTCTTTTACTCAGCGAAAAAAAGCATATAACATTTTTAAAATTTTCTTTACTTGAAATTTCTAGAAAAGAATTAGGACTATCATTTCCTTCATAATACATATCAATATAACATTCATCAGATAGAATTATAATATTATGTTCACAAGCCCATTTATATATTTTTTCCATTTGATTTTTTTTAATTACTGCACCTGTTGGATTATGTGGATAGCATAACCAAATTGCAGCGATTTGATTTGTCAATTCCTGTGGAACTTCACTTGGATCAAAAATATAATTTTTTTCTGTTTTCAATGGATTAACATAAGGAATACCACCAGCTAAAACAGTTCCAGCTTTGTAAACTGGATATCCTGGCTCAGGACTGATAATCATACGACGGATAGAAGAGGAATTTAATATAACATGAGGAATATGAAATATAGCTTCCTTGCTACCATTAGATGAAATAATTTGGTTTTGAGCATTAATATCAATTGATAACCTATTTTTTACCCATTTTGCACAAGTTTGTCTTAATTGCAAACATCCAATATTTTGTGGGTATTGACTTACTGAATCAATATTTTCGATCAAGGCTTTTTTAATAAAATCAGGAGTAGGTTCTTTGGGATCTCCTAAAGTGAAATCGAATACTTCAATATTTTGAGCTTCTAATTTACTTTTTATTTCATCATTTTTTGTTAAACCAAAAGGTCTCAATGCTAATAACCAAGAATTCATTTCATCTAATTTTGTCATACACACCCCGTACAAAAATTTTAAGTACAAAGTTGTATAACTTTTTGTAATCTTAACAGCAAGAGAGTAATATTAACTAGCTGATTTTTTCTTTGGATGTAAATTGCTTAGAAAAAAAAGATAACTATCTGGATTATGATCAAATTCTAAACGATTTTTACAATTAGGACAAAATCTTTCAGGACCATCTTCGTATTTTTTTAATCCTGGTTGGATATCAAAACCTACAACTAAATTGAATATATGTGTAGTATTATCATTTTCACAAACGTAACGCGCATCAAAAGATTCGACATAGGATTTCTTATTTATAAATTCTGGAACCATCGACAATTGATCAACAACAGGAAAGGAACAATTTATATAATGCAGTTCAACATCTTTTAATTTGTCTAAAGCTAAAACCCATTTACGCACACCACTACTGTTTATTCTATGCACACCTTTTAAATCTAAAAATAAAATATCGTGATGCTTTTTATATAATTCACTAAAATCAGCATTTTCATCTACCATTCCTGATATTCTAACGTAGTCATCCTTTTCCCAATCAAAAGACAAGATATTCGTCATGCAGGTTCACCTGTAATACAATTAGAATTCATTCGTTCTATGATATGCGCACAAAACTTAGCAAGTTCTTCTGGCTTATCACAACAAGATATTAAAGTACCTAATCTATGTGATAGAATAGTAGCAATTTCATCGGGTGGCAAAGAATCATTCATGACACCTTTTTTTATTAAATCATCTATTTCCATCGAAAGACGCCATAATCTTACAGTTTCACCATCTGGAGCTTTAAGTTTTGAATTTTGCTTATCTTTTTCTTCTCTTTTTTTAGATAGTTGCACAATTGTTCCCATAACTTCTCCCTTAAGGTTTCTCTCACCATAATAACTTATCGGCTTCCTCTGGCATATTCTTTTTTAGCCATAAGTCTGCGGCATCTTTGACAATAGGGTCCTTAGCTTCTTTTTTTAACTTCTTATAAATATCAAGCACTTGCTTGTCTTGCTGTCCTCTGTTTTTTTCAATCCTTTGAGCATATTGTAACCACTCTTCACCAGCGTTTGCTATTCCCTTAGACTGTAAGTAAGGAAATAAGATTTTGTCATCAAAATTATTATCCGGATTTTTAAGAAAATATGTGAAAATAGCTTTCGCAAATCCTTTTTCGCAATTATATGATTTATCAGCTTTTTTTTCTTGCAAAAGATCTAACCATTCCTTACTTTCCTTTAAAGCTAGTATCTGAAACCAATTTTCTTTGTTGAAATTTGGAGAAGTTCTTAACATCCATGAGCAAAATGTCGGCGAAGAAAAAATTTGGTTAGGTTCTTTAAATAAGTCTTGTGAAACAGCTATATTTAACAGATTATTAGATGATTTTGATGCAAGTAAATCAAATTTTAAAAGTTCTCTTAAAGTCAATAAAGACCAAAAATCTTTATTTAAAATAAAATCAAGCTGAGCTTTTTCTACTTTTACAAGATCTTCTTTCCATTTTTCATTTGATTTTTTTAAACTATTATAAGCTTTTAGAGCATTTTCTACTGATGGATGAAACATCATTTGATAAAACTCAGAATGCAATGGTTCTCCATCACCTCCAACTTCTGACTTCCGCATTTCATTCCAAATGGGAAAATCTTTAATAAATGCACTGCATCTTAAAACTTTTAGTTTTTCTTCTTTTTCCCACTTTAGCCCTTTAACATAGTGATGATTATTTTTCTCTAAGGATAATATGGCCGCCTTATTTTTTTTATAATAATCAAGGAGTTCAAAACAAGCATTTTCTGTAGCTAGAAACGTGCCCACAGAGAGCTCTAACTCTTTTAATCTACTGTCGAAAAGGGGTAAAAACTCACTATCTGGAAATTCTTTTGCATAATTATCTATAGCTTTCTTTTGTTTTAAAGATTTTTCAACTACATTATTCTTATTATCTACTTCTGCTTCAGCCTGTAGGTTGTCCAAATCAACTTTTAACAAACAAGCTTTTGCTTGTTTCTTTAAAAGATCTCTCCCATCTTTAATCTTCTCTTGGACTTTTGCATATTCAACCATACGTGCCCGTTTGCTTAAAGTGTTTTCATATAAGCAAAATAGACGAACTTGAGCATCCGTCGAAACGGGATGGTTATTAAATTTTCTTAAAAGCATTTCATATTTATTTTTGGCTTTATCTCTTTCACCTTGTCTTTCAGCTATTTCAGCTAAGCGCAAATAAGCCCAAGGACCATATTCAGGATCTCCAATTAAATTTGTAAATCTTTCAAATCCCTTTTTTGCAATGTCATAATAACCCAACCAATAAGCAGTTTCTGCTCCATAAAATAAAGAACTTGGAACTTTCATTGCAAAAGGTTTTGAAAAAAGTTCCGCCCATGAATATGATCTTCGTGCCCATCTCAATAAATCTAAATCGAAATAAGCATTAGCAGATAATGTAAAAAGTAATGAAGAAATTTCAGGATGACCCTTTTTTAGAATTCCTGCAGCAATATATTCTAATGCTTTTCCTGGATCTTTGGCAATTAACATAGCAGAAGTTCTGAATAAATCTGAAGCTACTAAAAAGTCGGTATTATTTTTAGGAGATATAAAAACTTCACGTTTTACTAAAGGTCGGTCAACTATCTCAACTGGAGAACCTTCTGGAAGTTTTGGGTAATTAAAATAATCAAAATATTTTTCTAATCTTAAAGCAGCATTAAAAGCTCTCTGCCATAGTAAAATACCTTGATTCATGGCCATTGTATTTGCGTAAACTAATGGCATTACAGTTTGTATCCAAAGTAAAGAATCTAAATGCTCTGGAATGAAAGTTACTTTTGCTTTTTTTGTGCTAATTTTTGTTGAAACTTTGAAATAAACTGGATTTTCAAAAGCGTGTTTATAGACATTTTCTATCACTGTTGTTTTTTGTTTAGGCAAATACAAAGAATCATCTATCTGATTTGCAACATATGCAAAAATAGCTCTAGCCATTGAGTAGTGATCTCCTTCTGTAAATTCTTGAGGAGAAGGAGGGCTTGTCTTTGCATTCCAAATATGTACGTCTTTAATTTCATTTGTGGCTAAATAAAGAAACAGAAATCCATGCATTATATTTACTTGAATTCTAGTAAGCGAATTTATAGGAACATTATCTTTTGCAAGATCCATTTGCAAAAAAAACATACAATCATAAGCCTTTTGCAGACGCTCTTCTAACCAAAACCCTTGGCAAATATTTAGCCTAGAAATGTATTTATCATCACTAATAAAATATCCTAAAACACCTAAATTATAAGCAGGGTAAAATATTTGGAGAGGTGGTCTTTTCAATTCAGGAGGAAATCCATGGATTAAAGATTTTTCTGGATCTTTTTTAGATTCAAACCATCCTTTTGGTAATTCGCCTTTGGTACTACTCAAAAAATCTGCAATAAAATAAAATGATTGATAAATTTTATTGCGAACATCTTCAGGTGGCATCTTTTCAAACGATTTGCTAGACATTTTCTCAATTTTTTTTAAGTCATCTTTATTTTCAGGGATGATATCTTCTGGAAGAAAAAGAGTTGGCCATTGTTGAGCAAACAAAAATTGCACGCCTATCAGTAGATTTAAAGTACTTATTATGAATAACTTTTTTATAATCTTAAAGAGCATCAGCAAGTCCTAATGTTATGCTAATGTCTTTCGGATCAAAATTTAAAAAAATACTCTAGATAATTATGTCTTAGGGCAATCATTTCCCTCTTCTTTAATAATCTGCTTTGAAAAACAGTGTACTGAATTTTCAAAATTGGAATGTTCAGTGCTTTTTGAATAATTTTTTATGAGAGTTAATACATCTTCAATTTTTTCTTTAACAATGATTCTTGCACCGTTCATTACGGTTATGGTAGTGTCTGGAATTGATTCTATCCATTGAATGTTCATGTGATTTAAATAAATATTTGATCCATCGATTCTAGTCAGCTTAATCACTTGAATCCTCCTTTTAATTTGAATAACTTACCTATCATACTAATATATTTATAATGTATGTTAAACATCACAGTATTTTTTCTCATATATGCAAAGCATACATGAGAAGTAAATTTATGTGAATTTTCAAATTTTTTGCATTATTTTTTTAGGAATTTTGTAAAAATATGCCCTTAAATATCATTAATAAAGTATTTATTACATACATTAATAGTAATTTTTTAAACATACATTTTCATAACATTCAAAAGAATGCTTCAATATGGCATTGCTGAGAAGTTCTATAGAAAAAAAAGTTTTTCCTTTGCAAGTTCATTTTTTTTATCATAATTCCATTCTTGAAACAAAGTTTTATTTAAAATTCTAATTCTTTGTTCTCCTTTTTCTTTTGAGGAATTTTTTAATTATGAAAAAAAATATTTCTTTAAGCATTCCAAAAATTGGTAATGAAGTAACAGTTATTTTTGGGATGAATGACAAACCACTTGGAAATGTATTTCATTTTGATGATGGTCTTGTTTCTGAAAATACTATTGGATTTCTAACTGAATATGGTCTTACACCAAACAACCCAGAATATAAAAAAATTTCAGGAGTTTTAAAGATTGTAAAAGAGCATATGCTTTTTCGCGTTTCTGGTGAAATAATATTTGAACCACTTCTTGAATGTGTACGTTCACTAACAGAATTTAGAGCTAAAATTTCAGCACCAATAAACTGTTTTTTCACTCCTAAATCTGTTCAGGAAAAAGCTAAAATTAATACATTTAAAGGAAGTAATACAAAGGATGAAGAAGAAGATTTGGAAATAAGTATCGAAGAACTTGAAAATTATTTTTATAGTGGAAGTTTTTTAGTTCTTGATGAAATGTTAATAGATTCATTATATTGCGCAATTCCAGAATTACCTCTTTGCAGAGAAAATTGTTTAGGTCTTTGTTCTGAATGTGGTGAAGAATTAAACTTAACTGATTTAAATGGCAAAACAAGAACTGTCGCACATAAAAAAAACTGCAGTCATTTTAAAAAGTTGCATTAATAGGCATTTCAAGTTCTTTTTCCGCCATAATTTAATTTCTGTAAAATATTAACTATTTATCTAAAACTATTCATTATTTATAAAAAATTCTCCGAAAAGAAATTAAGGTTTTCCTTCATTTGGAATGAGGGTATCGTATGCACTTTTTGAAGAAATTAGCAGAAAAATGGGGAGTAAAATTAGTTATTTTATCTCTTTTCGCTGTTCCTTTTTCTGTTTCTGCTAGTGAAGAAGTGTTTGAATATACTGTACAACCAAATGATAATCTTTCTACCATACTCCAAAAACTTTCCTTAAAACCTATCTATGGAAAGAATGGTTCTTTAGCAGAAGTTTTAAAATTAAATCCTGAGAAGCAAGAAAGTGAAGGAAATTGTATTTATGCTGGTGAAGTCATACTTTTACCAAAAAGTATGCTGACAAAAGAGAAGCTAAATCTTGAATTAAAAAAAGAAATTGGGAAACAAACTGAAATTAAAAAAACAAATGAAAACAATAATGTAAAGGCGACTTTACAACCTAAAGAACCAAAAGTTCCCGTTCAAAAAAATGAAACTGTAGTAATCCAGCAACATAAAGAACCAAAAGTTCCCGTGCAAAAAAGTGAAACTGTAGTAACCCAGCAACCTAAAGAACCAAAAGTTCCCGTGCAAAAAAATGAAACTGTAGTAATCCAGCAACCTAAAGAACCAAAAGTTCCCGTGCAAAAAAGTGAAACTGCAGTAATCCAACAACCTAAAGAACCAAAAGTTCCCGTGCAAAAAAATGAAACAATTTATACTCAACAAGCTAAGTCTGCCACAGATATAAAACCAGCTTCTTTTGAAAACAAAAATGCAGAAAAAGAGCAATCCCTACAAAATAAGTTTTCAAAGCCGAATGCTATAATTACAAACATTCTGCCAAATGATAAAGAAAATAAACCTAACTTCAATAAGCTAAATGAAATCTTGATTTCAAATTCGAAAGATCGTTCTAGTAATCAAGTAACTAAACAAAGCTTAGAATTTGCTAATTCATCCAAAATAGAAAACCATCTGTTTTCTTCTCAAAAAACAATTTTACTAGCTATGCCTCTAAAAAAACAAGAAATAAGCAGAGAAGATAATTTAAGCAGTTCTTCTACAAAAAGCTCTCCTGTTTCAAATTCTTATTTCCGTAAGGAAGTTTTTCTTTCAGATGAAAATAGTTGCGATATATTTCCAAGCTGTAAATTTTGGTTATGGGACTTAAATAATAAATGCTGCAATCCCAAAAAACCTTTTTTTATGTTAACAAATGATAGTTCTTTAAAGTAATTTTATAAATTTTTAGTTTAATCGTTGTAATAAAAAGAATATCCAACCTTTTAATTGTTGCCACATAGTCAAAGAATTTTCTTTCGATGTAATGTGCAATCCTAAAAAAATGGCTAGAAAAATAAGACACCAGAATAAA
This is a stretch of genomic DNA from Pigmentibacter ruber. It encodes these proteins:
- a CDS encoding 2,3,4,5-tetrahydropyridine-2,6-dicarboxylate N-succinyltransferase → MISLSYQELEELENNIKTLVSDNELLQRKTSQEIIYQCLRYLEDGTLRVASPKGEGPNCGEVEMRDLNEWVVHPWVKQSILFAMKIRTVESFKWELNGNLKIMGQERVHAGSLGYHDKLDVRKDLAAYGVRSVYGSIVREGAYVSKGAILMPSFVNIGAWVGLGTMIDTWATAGSCAQVGKNVHVAGGVGIGGVLEPENAKPVMIGDNAFLGSRVIVVEGTIVSEGAVLAANVSLTSSTPIYDVTTSEKKEYRGFVPPNAVVVAGTRVKSFPGGEVPIQCAYIIAYRSAKSDSKLSLNNILRETGIPI
- a CDS encoding ABC transporter substrate-binding protein, translating into MKLMSRKFFISIISLIPLLYVTNVQADVNEIKKKKTLIVGVKDSLYPFGFVNEKSRTLEGYDIDFAKEIADKLGVKIELKPVTSANRIPLLMEDNVDLLACTMTITPERAKQINFSYPYFVSKQKFIVKKGTVKSLKDLENKKIGTTKGSTSELNAAKAIPSAKILSFDDYPQAFLALQQGKVFAITTDESILAGILSKASKKEDFELPAFDISKEPYGIGVNKKNPELLKIVNQTLIEMEKNGKADATFAKWFGPNSSVPLVKDFKITP
- a CDS encoding amino acid ABC transporter permease → MDSIFDLSVIQNNFLQLMIGRYPNGPLGGLALTIILAFISVSLSIIGGLILGLLCISRNSYIRVPVSFIVNLIRAMPLLMVIFWMFFLLPILTGGKFPENGTVICALTIFTSCYISQIVKAGIASIPKGQTEASISSGMTYWQTMRYVVLPQGLRNMIPSFVNQFVSLIKDTSLGYIVGVSELTQVAQQINNRTQNYAAEIFIFLAIIYFVICFAFTSLSRWLEKTLAWKKSI
- a CDS encoding amino acid ABC transporter ATP-binding protein — protein: MIEFKGIHKWYNKKLHVLNDINLVVKKGEVVVVCGPSGSGKSTLIRTVNALETVDAGELIVDGIKVTDPKINLNTLRGEIGFVFQQFNLYPHLTVLENITLAPIKVKKVNKSEAEKIALDLLNKVGLDNKKDSYPAQLSGGQQQRVAIARGLAMQPKIMLFDEPTSALDPEMIGEVLKVMKDLAKGDITMMVVTHEMGFAREVANRIVFIDAGKIVEVSEPNDFFNHPKSERAQQFLKQVLTPMQA
- a CDS encoding amino acid ABC transporter permease; translation: MSSYQFDFSILLTEKYAKMLVEGLVTTVELSVISCALAFFLGLNLAVMRLAHFAPIRIFAQCYLEFFRNTPLIVQLFFWYFGSYQVLPTVINDWLNTLNFEFAAAVIALTFYTSAFIAEDIRSGISSIPKEQMEAARSSGFSYVRSMHYIILPQAVRLTIPPLINQFLNLAKNSSMAMVIGVAEITYQARQIESQSFKSFEAFFAATLIYVCFSFVISGLITIYDKKVLNPIGKGTV
- a CDS encoding substrate-binding periplasmic protein, which translates into the protein MFKQKNFLLAPVFLFAFGTAIAQDISILTENFPSETEKIGENQVSGIGGDIVTKALEAKKISFKMVWSPWKRAQQETLANSDKKSFVIPLTRNSEREASYNWVAKLYDADTAFLTLKSNKKLDSIADAKGKKIGVLLGSSYEGFIADAKHGLNKADIEAVPNDATNAKKLDAGKIYGWYSGVIGAVAALKAEKIDIGKIDIGKNIDREENYIATAKNTPAELANKVKDAIESFKKTPQYAAIIKKYAGK
- a CDS encoding substrate-binding periplasmic protein, whose protein sequence is MLNYKKISTLIVLFGSCYITTKIKAQDIKILTENVPGEVEKSSNGKVTGIFAEIVTQALESQNIKYEFIWTRWKLAQQKVQENADKKSFILPITRIPEREKNYIWVAKICDIETFFITKKGNKKINSLKEINDKKIGVQVGTSYEQKILNQKGKAFKDEVSSVPYDQLNVKRLLLGEIFAWYTSSISGKANIVAEKIDLSQFEYGNKIDVEENYISTTSKTDPKLIERVAKAFEQFRKTNKYSEIIKKYVPNKN